In Archangium violaceum, the following are encoded in one genomic region:
- a CDS encoding DUF72 domain-containing protein gives MPDRDPSQLDLFTGAPSPTPPRGRRRGHEEPVGPAEQPEDVRALGEHLPPGLHLGTSSWSFPGWKAIVYDREATAARLAREGLAAYSRHPVLRTVGVDRTFYAPIPASTFAEYAEQVPPGFRFLVKAHEACTLARWPVHQRYGDLRGQLNDRFLDAAYARDLVVAPFVEGLGDKAGPLVFQLPPQHPEDLGEGGPFVERLHAFLAALPRGPLYAVEFRNESLLTEALAQALSDVGVCPVLAAWKNMPPVERQAVRTRALSAPALVVRWMLPPNLDYEEARRRYFPFDKLVDEDVRTREAIARVSAAALGAGRPVFVTLNNKAEGSAPLSAVLLARSVMSRTRNTGVVDS, from the coding sequence ATGCCAGACAGAGATCCGTCGCAGCTCGACCTCTTCACCGGAGCCCCCAGCCCCACGCCGCCCCGTGGGCGCCGGCGCGGGCACGAGGAGCCCGTGGGCCCCGCCGAGCAACCCGAGGACGTGAGGGCGCTCGGTGAGCACCTTCCCCCGGGTTTGCACCTGGGCACCTCCTCCTGGTCGTTCCCGGGCTGGAAGGCCATCGTCTACGACCGCGAGGCCACCGCGGCACGCCTCGCCCGCGAGGGGCTCGCCGCGTACTCCCGGCACCCCGTGCTGCGCACCGTGGGCGTGGACCGGACCTTCTACGCTCCCATTCCCGCCTCCACCTTCGCCGAGTACGCCGAGCAGGTGCCCCCTGGCTTCCGCTTCCTCGTGAAGGCCCACGAGGCCTGTACGCTCGCGCGCTGGCCCGTGCACCAGCGCTATGGTGACCTGCGCGGTCAGCTCAACGACCGCTTCCTGGATGCCGCCTACGCCCGGGACCTGGTGGTGGCCCCCTTCGTCGAGGGATTGGGTGACAAGGCCGGGCCGCTCGTCTTCCAGTTGCCCCCGCAACATCCGGAGGACCTCGGGGAGGGCGGGCCCTTCGTGGAGCGGCTGCACGCCTTCCTCGCGGCGCTGCCCCGCGGCCCCCTCTACGCCGTCGAGTTCCGCAACGAGTCCCTCCTGACGGAGGCCCTGGCCCAGGCGCTCTCGGACGTCGGGGTGTGTCCGGTGCTCGCCGCCTGGAAGAACATGCCCCCCGTGGAGCGGCAGGCCGTGCGCACCCGGGCGCTGAGCGCTCCAGCCCTGGTGGTGCGCTGGATGCTGCCGCCGAACCTCGACTACGAGGAGGCCCGCCGGCGCTACTTCCCCTTCGACAAGCTGGTGGACGAGGACGTGCGCACCCGCGAGGCCATCGCCCGCGTCTCCGCCGCGGCCCTCGGGGCCGGGCGCCCCGTTTTCGTTACGCTCAACAACAAAGCGGAAGGAAGTGCTCCCCTGTCCGCCGTGCTCCTGGCGCGCAGCGTCATGTCGCGAACTCGAAACACCGGCGTTGTGGACTCTTGA
- a CDS encoding diacylglycerol/lipid kinase family protein has translation MKTFLVVNPRSAGGQTGKRWAEISGHVTRAIGDFGFGFTEGAMDATRLTRQALLDGYECVAAVGGDGTVNEVVNGFFADGKAINPQAALGLIPRGTGGDFRRAFGWDLELDSALARLRSDKTEPFDVGLAEYVNHQGQKESRYFANIASFGVSAEVAHEVNTGSKALGGNLSFVWGTVKTMARYKDRRVRLRVDGGEPEELGITVVAVSNGRYFGSGMCVAPKAITHDGLFELTIWRDYGVHDFVIKSKGVYNGDHITWNKTRYLQCRTLEAESDQDVLLEMDGEVPGKLPCRISILPGAIRLKV, from the coding sequence ATGAAGACGTTCCTCGTGGTGAACCCGCGCAGTGCCGGTGGACAGACGGGCAAGCGGTGGGCCGAGATCTCTGGCCATGTGACCCGGGCGATCGGTGACTTCGGCTTCGGGTTCACCGAGGGCGCCATGGACGCGACGCGGCTGACGCGCCAGGCGCTCTTGGATGGCTACGAGTGCGTCGCCGCGGTGGGCGGTGACGGCACCGTCAACGAGGTCGTCAACGGCTTCTTCGCCGACGGCAAGGCCATCAACCCCCAGGCCGCCCTGGGGCTCATCCCCCGGGGCACTGGCGGCGACTTCCGGCGTGCCTTCGGGTGGGACCTGGAGCTGGACTCGGCCCTGGCGCGGCTGCGCTCCGACAAGACCGAGCCCTTCGACGTGGGGCTGGCCGAGTACGTCAACCACCAGGGCCAGAAGGAGTCGCGCTACTTCGCCAACATCGCCTCCTTCGGCGTGAGCGCGGAGGTGGCCCACGAGGTCAACACCGGCAGCAAGGCGCTCGGCGGCAACCTGAGCTTCGTCTGGGGCACGGTCAAGACGATGGCGAGGTACAAGGACCGCCGCGTGCGTCTGCGCGTGGACGGCGGCGAGCCCGAGGAGCTGGGCATCACCGTCGTCGCCGTGTCCAACGGGCGCTACTTCGGCAGTGGCATGTGCGTGGCTCCCAAGGCCATCACCCATGACGGGCTCTTCGAGCTCACCATCTGGCGCGACTACGGCGTGCACGACTTCGTCATCAAGTCCAAGGGCGTCTACAACGGTGACCACATCACCTGGAACAAGACGCGCTACCTCCAGTGCCGCACCCTCGAGGCCGAGAGCGATCAGGACGTCCTCCTGGAGATGGATGGCGAGGTGCCCGGCAAGCTGCCCTGCCGCATCTCCATCCTGCCCGGCGCCATCCGCTTGAAGGTGTAG
- a CDS encoding Smr/MutS family protein, with the protein MVSPDQDSDGDPDFDPEAPVEVPLDGNLDLHLFHPRDVKDVVSEYLWACRQKGVLDVRIIHGKGTGALRRTVQALLPKLPEVESFRSASEADGGWGATWVRLTPLAPGNSEG; encoded by the coding sequence GTGGTCAGCCCTGACCAGGACAGCGACGGCGACCCCGATTTCGACCCCGAAGCACCGGTGGAAGTTCCCCTGGATGGGAACCTCGACCTGCATCTGTTTCACCCCCGCGACGTCAAGGACGTCGTCTCCGAGTACCTCTGGGCCTGCCGTCAGAAGGGCGTACTCGATGTCCGCATCATCCACGGCAAGGGGACGGGCGCGCTGAGGCGCACTGTCCAGGCCCTCCTCCCGAAGCTGCCCGAGGTCGAGTCGTTCCGCTCCGCTTCCGAGGCCGACGGCGGATGGGGCGCCACCTGGGTCCGGTTGACGCCCCTGGCGCCAGGGAACTCCGAAGGGTAG